In one window of Acipenser ruthenus chromosome 34, fAciRut3.2 maternal haplotype, whole genome shotgun sequence DNA:
- the LOC131705048 gene encoding resistin-like yields the protein MKMRVAVLLAVIAMFCAADAQTYPQDDLMSSLTESVDSKAMQKVTLSCITVPSRGYKAECPKGYKVMCCSCTNPGCYWDISNDQTCLCQCAKPISTTVNRIGVIARCCKIAM from the exons ATGAAGATGAGAGTTGCTGTGTTGCTGGCTGTGATCGCTATGTTCTGTGCTGCCGACGCTCAGACATACCCTCAGGATGATCTGATGAGCAGCCTGACAGAATCTGTGG acTCTAAAGCGATGCAGAAAGTGACTCTGTCCTGCATTACTGTCCCAAGTAGAGGCTACAAGGCGGAATGTCCTAAAG GTTACAAGGTGATGTGCTGCTCCTGCACTAATCCCGGCTGCTACTGGGATATCAGCAATGACCAGACCTGCCTCTGCCAGTGTGCAAAGCCGATTTCGACCACTGTAAACCGGATCGGGGTCATTGCACGCTGCTGCAAGATTGCCATGTAG